The sequence AAGGTATCGTACGAACACTTGGACGAGTCGTACACAACGCGGACCACGTCGCCGGCCTTCAAGCGGTCCTTGTTCTTCTTACTGATGAGTTTCCTTCTAACGGCCCCGGGATCCAACGACTCTATTTCTGAGAGGGCCACCTGTTTCATAATCTGTGAGGAAGCTATGCGTTGCACAGGTGGGTACACGGGGATGGTTTTTCTCTTGACCACAGGGACCATGTAGGACCTTGTCCATGGCCCAATCAATCTGACGTTCCTGCTCCACATCACTATGGTTCTATCTGCTTTTCGAACAGCTTCTAAGAGGAGAGATCCgattcctcttcttcttctttattgagAATTTCAACGCACCAAAGATGAaaaacaaggaaaaaaaggaaaatagaCCACTACATAAAAGTGCGCGGGGGCCATTAACCACTCATATACAGATGtaaatacatatatatatacatatgtatatgtgTGGAGAAGGAAAGAAGGAAGACGAAAATATGTAAATGTGTATTATTAGTATACAATAGAATATGCGTGTGAAATTTTGAGTATTTTTTAG comes from Saccharomyces paradoxus chromosome III, complete sequence and encodes:
- the IMG1 gene encoding mitochondrial 54S ribosomal protein bL19m (Mitochondrial ribosomal protein of the large subunit~similar to YCR046C); its protein translation is MWSRNVRLIGPWTRSYMVPVVKRKTIPVYPPVQRIASSQIMKQVALSEIESLDPGAVRRKLISKKNKDRLKAGDVVRVVYDSSKCSYDTFVGYILSIDRKQLAQDASLLLRNQISKTAVEIRVPLFSPLIERIDLLTPHVSTRQRNKHYYIRGTRLDVGDLEAGLRRKK